Proteins encoded within one genomic window of Micropterus dolomieu isolate WLL.071019.BEF.003 ecotype Adirondacks unplaced genomic scaffold, ASM2129224v1 scaffold_92, whole genome shotgun sequence:
- the LOC123967161 gene encoding splicing factor 45-like: protein MVGRGEVDEDLEGETKEECEKYGKVVKCVIFEIAEVLDDEAVRIFLEFERVESAIKAVVDLNGRYFGGRVVKACFYNLDKFRVLDLGEQV, encoded by the exons TGGGCCGAGGGGAGGTGGACGAAGACCTGGAGGGAGAGACGAAAGAAGAGTGCGAGAAATATGGCAAAGTGgttaaatgtgtcatttttgaG ATTGCAGAGGTGCTAGATGACGAAGCTGTCAGGATATTTCTGGAGTTTGAGAGGGTGGAGTCGGCCATCAAAG ctGTGGTAGACCTGAATGGACGTTATTTCGGCGGGCGAGTCGTCAAGGCCTGCTTCTACAATCTAGACAAGTTTCGGGTTTTGGATCTTGGCGAGCAGGTCTGA